The nucleotide sequence AACTGCTCACGGAAGCAGAATCGGTGTTAATGAGCCGACTCACAGGAAGGGGAGACCAGTAATGAAATTTCTGAAACTGGATCTGCGTGCCTTTGGCCCGTTCACAGATCAATGCCTGGACCTGTCCCAACCAGCCCAGGGACTGCATCTGATTTATGGTCCCAACGAAGCAGGCAAGAGTTCGACCCTGCGTGCCATCACGGATTTCTTATTTGAAATCCCCGGCCGCTCCAATGATAACTTCATCCATCAATACAGCAAATTACGGATTGGAGCCGAACTGGAGGGCAGCGAAGGTCAACGACTGCAGATCATCCGCCGCAAAGGTAATCAGAAGACTCTACGGTGTGAAGACGATCAGAATCCGGTTGATGAATCCCTGCTCCAGGCATTCCTCGGAAACATCGACCGCACGCTGTTTGAGTTGATGTTCGGTATCGATCACGCACGATTACGCCAAGGGGGAGCCCAGATCCTCGCAGGCGAGGGAGAAATCGGGAAACTGCTGTTCGCCGCGGGGGCTGGAGTTGCCAATCTTCAGGATGTGCAGTCCACGCTCACCCAGGAGACCGAACAGTTACTCAAACCCACGGGCCGCAGCGGCTACATCGCTGAAAGTGCCAATCAACTTCGGGATTTGCAGAATTCCGTCAAAGAATCCCAGGTACCACTGGAATCATGGAAGAAACATGACGAAGCCCTCCAGACAGCCAGAGCACAGCAGGGACGGTGTGATCAGGCTATACGCGAGAAACAGAGTGAATTCAATCGCCTCTCCCGGATCAGGAATACGATCCCTATCGTGGGACGCTGGAAACAGGCGCAAGCGGAATGGGAAGCCGTCCGGCAGGTCCCCCTGCTGGATCAGGTATTTTCCGAAACGTACCGTCAAACCATCATCGATTTCGAAACAGCGCGGCAGCAGCAAGCGAATCTCGCAGAACGTCACCAGCAGATTCTGGCAAAATTGAAGCTGACCGTGGTCCCAGAACAAATCATCCAGGAAGCAACGGCGATCGAAACGGCCCGCAACGAACTGGGCAGTTACCTGAAAGCCAAAGCGGATTTACCTCGCCTGACCACGGCACGAAACTTAGCAGAGAATGATGTGCATGAACTGCTGCAGAAACTGGGGCGTCCTCCTGAATTGTCGGAGATTGAAAGCCTGAGGTTGACTTCGGACAAGACCATTCTCATCCAGACTCTGGGCACGCAGAAAGAGGGGGTAGTCGAACGGGAGCGATCTACCCTGAGGGAAAGCGAACGCATCAACCTTGAACGGTCGCAGATCGTTGAAAAACTCCAGTCACTTCAGGATTTACCCGATTACCGACTGCTGCAGCAGAAACTCAAATTGATCCAGCAGCAGGGGGATCTGGAGAAGCTCCTGCAGACATCGCAAAGCGAACTGCGGGAACTCGAACAAGAAGCGGAAGTCCGGTTACAGCAACTTCCCCTCTGGAAGGGAGCGTTTGCTGAAATTGAACTGCTGGCGGTCCCTTCCTCGACCACCGTTGATCAATTTGCCGAGGAATTCCGGGAACAGGAACGTCAGCTGGGATCGCTCCAGCAGAATTTACAGCAGCAGCGCCAGGATCAGGAGTCCATTGAAACCCGGCTGGAACAACTGGAACTGGGGCAAAGCGTCCCCACTGACGCAGAACTGACTGAAAAACGCCAGCTCCGCGAGCAAGGCTGGCAGCTGGTCCTGGATGCCTGGCAGAAAAATGAGGAGGATGCTGCGGCTCAGGCAGAATTCCTGGACCAGTTCCCCGGCAAGGACCACCTGTCCAAAGCCTACCATCAAAGCGTGGAACATGCGGACCAGGTTGCCGACCAGCTGCGTTCTGATGCCGATCGCGTTGCCACCAAGGCCCAGTTACTGCAACAACGCGAGCGGAATCTAGCAGGGGAAGCCACATTACTGGAAGAGATCGCAGAGCTGCAGCAGCGACAACAGGCAAGCGAAGAACGCTGGCAGGAACTCTGGACCGGTCTGCAAATCAACCCTCGCTCTCCCAAGGAGATGAGTGACTGGTTGCGTCAGCAGGAAGCATGCTGCGTTCTGTCGAAAGAGATTCGTCTGAAACGCTCTGCCATCGATGAACAAATCCAGACAGTCGCCACATCCCGAACAGAGCTCACCACAGTCCTGACAGAGACAGAACCTGATTTGAAGTGTGAGCAGCGGTCGCTCAAAGAGCTGCTGGAGATTGCCGATGAGCGCTGTCAGCATTACCAGAAACTGGAAAACCAGCGGGAACAATACGAGGAGGAACGGGACTCACTGCAAAAACAGCTGTGCGATTCCCTGTCCCAGGCCAGCCAGGCACAGGATGAGCTGCAAACATGGAAGTCCAACTGGGAAAAGGCCGTGCAGGAAATCGGGCTGGATGCCGAAGCGTTACCCGCCCAGGCGAATCAGGTTCTTGCTGACATCAATGACTTAATGAGCAAATTTCAGAAGGTGGAACAGTTGCGAATCCGGATTGATGATATCCAGCGTGAAGCGGAGGAATTTTCACTGCGAACCCGAGAGTTGATCCAGCGTATAGACCCGGAGCTGGAATCCCTGCCCCTTTCTGAAGCCGTCAATAAACTGGATGGTGAGCTGAAGGCAGCGCGTCTGACCGAGGAAAAGCAGACCGGTCTGCTACAGCAGGAACGGGAACTTGAGCATGAATGTGAAGAGGCCAGGAGCTCACTCTCCCGCCTGAACACAGCCCTGACGGAAATGTGTCGCCAGGCCGGCTGTGATAACCATAAGAACTTGTCACAGGCCGTCGAGCAATCTCAAAAACGGCAACAGCTGGAACAGACGAGCCGTGCTCTGCAGGAACAAATCCTGCTGCAGAGCAGTGGCAGCGTCTTCGAAGAATTCCTGGCTGAGGTAGAGCTGGAAGCCAAGGAAGCAGACACTCTTCCCCCGCGGATGGCAGAACTGGAAAACGATCTGAACCAGCTGAACCAGGAACGAGATGTACTGATCGGGCAGATTGTGAGCGAGACCAGCGAGCTGGCCAAAATCGATGGCAGTGCCCAGGCTGCAGAAAAAGCGGCCGAATGCGAAAGCGTGACTGCCCGCCTGGAAGAACAGGTGCATGATTATGTAGTCCTGAAGCTAGCCTCAAGCCTGCTCAACGAAGGCATCGATCGGTACCGACAGAAAAATGAAGGACCGGTCCTGAAGCGGGCCAGTGAAATCTTCTGCGAAATTACAATGAACGCTTACCAGGGGCTGAAAGTCGATTTTGACGAGAAGGCTCAACCGGTCCTGGCCGCGGTGCGCAACAACGATTTAATCCAAGTGATACAAATGAGCGACGGCACCTGCGACCAGCTCTATCTGGCACTCAGGCTGGCCAGCCTGGAAACCTGGCTGGAACATCATGAGCCCCTTCCCCTGATTGTCGATGATATCCTGCTGAATTTTGATGACGAACGTGCCGTTGCCACCCTTAAGGTTCTCTCTGATCTCGCCCGGCAGACCCAGGTCCTGTTTTTCACGCATCACGCACACCTGGTCAAAATCGCTGAAGAAAACCTGTCTGACGAGAATCTGCACGTGACCAATCTCCACGAACTGACTTTCACCGGCTGACAGATCACAGGAAAGCTGTCAGAACATCCTATACAGAAACTTGGAAAGTAATATCCCAACATGAAAACTGTCGTCTGGAATACCCAATGGGCAGTCCCCGGTTCGAAACGGGGACTGCTACTTTCCGAACTGATCCAGCAGCAACAACCGGAGCTGATCTGCCTGACCGAAGCCCAGGCGGGCCTGCTCCCGCGTGACGGACATGTGATCGAGTCCTCCCCCGACTATGGTTATCCCATCAAACCGGGGCGACGCAAAGTGATCCTGTGGAGCAAACACCCTTGGAATGAAGTTTCACAGCATGAGCAGCTGAATTTTCCCTTGGGGCGCATCGTCAGCGGGATTACCCGGGGAGTCCGCATGCTGGGGGTCTGCATCCCCTGGAATGCCGCCCATGTCAGCTCGGGACGCAAAGACCGCAAGAACTGGGAAGACCACCTGCTCTACCTGGATGCCTTACAACAGCTCCTGACCGAACTGGATCAGCAGGTTCCTCTGGCCATCACTGGTGATTTCAACCAGCGTCTGCCGCGCTCGCGTCAGCCTAAGTATGCTTACGAAAAAATGAATGCAGTCCTTTCCCTTGGTCTGACAGTCCATACGTCAGGCAACCTGGGCCCTGAGGGAGCACAACTCATCGACCACATGGCAACAACTTCAGATCTGCAGTTTAATGGTTTGACCGTTTTGGATCGTGTTTCAACCGAGGGCGTCAGGCTGTCTGATCACTTTGGGGTCGCCGGTTGCCTTCAACAGCAGTCACTTGAAATGGGGGCAGGCACACCATCATGAATCCAATGGGTCCCCTCAATGTCAGCCTGAAATCCGGTACAGAACCTTTCCACTGTGACGGACAGGCCTTACCGCGAACATTACTTAATTTCTGGCAGTGGACCAGTTCCGACCTGGTCAATAACGCACTCCGCGGGGTTCTGGCAGAATACCTCGTGGCCACCGCCCTCGGTTGTGATCAGCAACCCCGACAGGAATGGGATGCTTACGATCTGGTAACAGCAGAGGGAGTCACAGTAGAAGTCAAATCCGCCGCCTATATACAAAGCTGGTCCCAACAGGACTACTCAACCATTCAGTTTTCCATCAAACCCAGCCTGGGTTGGAATGCCACCAATAACACTTACTCCCCCCAGTCGAAACGACAGGCTGACATCTATGTATTTTGTGTATTAAAACACAAGGATAAAGCCAGTGTCGATCCATTGAATGTGTCACAATGGGATTTCTACATTATACAAACCAGCGAATTGAATGACCGACTGGGCCGGCAGTCAACGCTTGGTTTATCAAGCCTGTTAAAACTAAACCCGATCCAGGCCAGTTACGAAACCATCTATAGTGAGATTCTGGAACGCATGTCAGATCAAAAAGAACTATAGTAGACTTGCTCCTGCTCCGACCTTTTTCACCAACCAAATCCTGATACATCTTGAACATTGATAGAAGTAAATTCATGAATCAGCCCCACGATCCTTCACAAGATCTCAAAGAGTCAGAAGTAATACAAGATGCTGCAGTGCCAAGACCCGCGCACAGACAGGCATGGATTTTCCAGGCAAACCCGAAATATTATGATATCGTCGAAGCACTAAAGCATCTTGATCATTTCTGCTGGTCGGTCAATCAACACAAAAATAAGATTCGTGAGGGAGATCAAGTCTATCTCTGGGTTTCAGGTAAGCAAGCGGGAATCATCGCACAAGGAACTGTCTTATCAGATCCACAACTAATGAAAGAACCACCCGAAGAGCTGAAATTCCACCAGGTAAATCAGAAACCTACCGAAGAACTGCGGGTCATGCTCCATATCGAAGAGCGTTTCAACCAGCCAATCTCACGTTCTGACCTGCTCAATGACCCAGAGCTACAATCACTGACCATCCTAAAGTCAGCACAAATGACAAACTATCCATTGACCCCAGAAGAAGCAGCGGCTTTAGAGACTAGATGTCAGCAGTCCCTGGATTTCCCTGCTAAGAGTCAACTGCAGGCTGCTTACAACAACTTTCGCAAAGATCCGGCCGAACAGTTGAGGGTCCGGATTCGCAGACACAGGGCTGAACAGCTTCGGAAACTACTTCCTCAGGGAGAGACCATGTCCCTGGAGCAATTCAATTGGGATATCTGGAATATCGAATCCCAGACACTGCTGGACGGGAAGGACATCACCGGACAAATCTTTTCCGATCAGCAATTCACGCCTGAGTTCATTGCTGAGGTCCACTCCGCTCTGGATTCAGATAAGCTGGAGTTACATGGGATTTATCTCTGGCGTTCAGGCAGTAAAGTCTTCGCATCGAGCCTGAAAAACCTGAGCGATGCCGAAAAACTGAATCGTGTAAAAACAGCACTACGAATCCTGAATTCCACTGAGCTGTCCTCCATGGAAAAGGCGCAACAGATCCAGACGGTCCCCGGATTTGGAAGCAACTGGGCAACCGGCCTGACGATGCTGTATCATCCCCAAGAATTCGCCATCTGGAATGCTCAGTCAACAGGAGCCCTCAAGAAGCTGGGCTATGACTGTCAGGATCTTGCCACCTTTCAGTCCTCGATCTGCCAGTTACGAAAGGAAGTCGGAGCGAGCGATTTCCTGGAACTGGACTGGTTTCTCTACCTGGTCAATCAAAACATAATCCAAATCAACCAGACAGATCAGACATTCACCCTCGAACCCGGTAAACGATATTGGGCTATCGCGCTGGGGGAGGGATCGAGGATATGGAAAGAGTGCTATCAGCAGGGCATGATTGCAATCGGTTGGGATGAACTTGGCGATTACAGCCAGTACAAGACAAAGGAAGATTTTTCCAAAGCAATTAGTGAGTACCGCGATGATGGTACGACTCCAACAAACGATTCCTATGCTTGTTTTCAGTTTGTGCATGAAATGAAACCGGGAGATTATGTTCTCTCCAAAAAAGGAAGAACTGAACTACTGGGCTTTGGTGTCATTGAGTCTGATTACATCTTTTCCCCTGAGCGTGCAGAATACAAAAGTATTCGAAAAGTGCGTTGGCTGAAAGAAGGCAACTGGGCACTGCCGGGAAACCCCAAATGGCCAGTCAAAACCCTGACTGATATTACCGACTATCCGCGATTCATGAATTTTGTACTGCCAATAATTTCACGTCATAAAGATGAGGCCGTCTCGATTGCCATCGATGAGACTCCTCCATACACGCTCAACATTGCATTGGATGGAGTTTTTTTGTCAGAGGAACGTTTTAAAAATATCCTGAGTTCCATGGCCAGGAAAAAGAATGTCATCCTGCAGGGTCCACCGGGAGTCGGGAAAACGTATATTGCAAAGCGACTGGCCTACTCCCTGCTCGGTTACAAGGACGAATCCAAAGTCGAAATGGTGCAGTTTCATCAATCCTATTCCTACGAGGATTTCATCCAGGGATACCGTCCTAAAGAAACGGGTGGTTTCCAGCGTCAGGACGGCATCTTCCATCAATTCTGCGGAAAAGCCGCTGCCGATGAATCAGAAAACTACGTTTTCATCATTGATGAAATCAACCGAGGCAACCTCAGCAAGATCTTTGGGGAACTGTTGATGCTGATCGAAGCGGACAAACGAGGTTCCGAATTCTCAATCCCTCTGACCTATGCGAAAGACCAGAGCGAACGTTTTTTCATCCCCCAGAATCTGCATATCATAGGGATGATGAATACGGCTGATCGTTCACTGTCCATGGTAGACTATGCCCTGCGTCGGCGTTTTACCTTTATTGACCTCCAGCCTGAATTTGAAACCGCGTCATTCCGGCATTTTATGGAGAAGAACGAAGTCGAGAGCCAGATAATTGACCTGCTGGTCAATCGCATGCATCAACTAAACGGTAAGATCCGTGCAGAAAAAACCAACCTGGGCCCCGGTTTTGAAGTCGGGCATAGCTTTTTCTGTCCTCAAGGAACAGAAGACGAACTGGGAATGGACTGGTACCGTTCGATCATCCGTACTGAAATCGCCCCATTATTACGCGAGTACTGGTTTGATGATCTGGACCAGGCAGAAGCACAGATTTCGGATCTGCTCCAATGACGATTCCTATCCAAAATATCTACTATCTGCTCTGTTATGCCTGGGACAAACTTCAGGAGGGGCAGATCGTCTCGGTCTCGCCTGAGGATTGCCAGACGACTGCGGAATTGTTTGCCCGGGTCCTGGATTCAGGCGTCACCCACCTTCTGAAACGGGGACTCGACCGGAATTATATTTCCGAAGAGATTGAGACCAGCAGCCTGCGTGGCAAATTTGATATCACAACGACGATCAAACAGAACCTGCTCCGCAAAAGCCGGGTTCATTGTGTGGTTGATTCTTTCAGCTACGACGTACCCCACAACCGCATCATTAAAGCCACACTTCGCAATCTACTGCGCTGCCGGGAACTGGATCGGGACCAGCGCGATCGCCTGTTGCGTCTCTACCGGCGTCTGCATGATGTGAGTGATATCAAACTCACTCCCAAAGATTTCAACAACGTGCAACTACACCGCAATAACGCATGGTACGGCTTTCTGCTGCAGGTCTGTCGCCTGATTTATGACAATCTCCTGATCAACGAAGAAACCGGCGATTCACAATTTCGGGATTTTTTGCGGGATGAACGACAGATGGCCCGCCTGTTTGAAAATTTCGTGTTCAATTTTTATCGCAAGGAGCAATCGGTATTCAAAGTCAAAAGTGAACTGCTTACCTGGCAGGGCGTTGACGCCACGCCCGAGGATCAACAGTTTCTGCCCCGCATGCGAACCGATGTCTCACTGGACTCCTCTACTCGTAAAATTGTGCTGGATGCCAAATACTACAAGGACAGTTTACAGAGCTTCCACGGGAACTCATCTGTGCATTCCGAAAACCTTTATCAACTGTTTGCATATCTGAAAAATTTTTATCTGAAAAATATCCAAAATGGTGATTCCCGTCCGATCGAAGGAATACTGCTCTATCCCACGACGGGACAATCTCTATCGCTCAACTATGAAATTCACGGCCATTCCATCCGCATTGTAACCCTGAATCTGAATACCAGTTGGAAGGAGATCCGCCAGCAGCTCTTGAACATTCTGGAACCGAATCCCCTGAGCCTTACTCTACCCGTCTTGGAGAATCCGGAACATTAAACCTGAGAATGTCCTCTTATCTGACAAACTCGCTGATCCGATGCGCGATAGGAAATCGATTCATAGGGTATGTTTTCAATCAACTGCTCAATGGATTCGATAAAACGACTTCCCTACTGATTGTTAAATCCATCGATTTTTCCATTTAAGGTAAAAGCTGAATCGCCGTCTCTGCAATAACAGGCCATACCTTTTTATGCTGGAAATAGATCGCCGCCAGGTCATGTGTATCCCCTCCCCGGGTGTAGAGCTTGCCTCCGATGTCAATGCAGAGCTGTGGCATCATATCCTTCAACAGGAACCAATAGCGATAGGCAGGGTCCAACTCTCCCTTAACCAGTCTTTTGAGGTAATCTGAATTTTTCAATGTTGGGAAACAATTGAACCACGCATCCTGCCTCCCACAACCAAATCCTGATGAGTCCAGGAATCCATTTCGGCATTCCCAGTTGTCCAGCCGCCCCGTTGCGTGTGTTAGAAACTCACAGATAAATCGAAACGCGATCGTTGATGGTGTCGATGGAGGGAGCTTCTGCGGAACATCATCCCCTATGGACTGGCATAACTCATCCAGAAAGACTCCCGGATCAACGGCCATACGCTCTGACCAGTCCGGCCAGACTCCTGGAGTACATCCATATGATAAGTGAAGGCTCCCCTCTCGATTGATACTGAGAGCTGAGGAGAAACCTGCTTCCAGTTCAATGAGGCTGAGGCAGTCATACTGCCCGCCACCGGGGTGTGTCTCAATCAGGAAAAAACGATCCGGAAATCGTCTCCAAAACTCGGTTATCAGCCGCCAGGAAAGGATTTCCTGTAATTGTCTGCCTGAATTCATCTAAGTGGGTTCCTTTTGATCTGCGCACTGACCTGCCCCGTTCCAGATGCCGACAACATCGACGGCGACCAGTGTCAGCACCAGTAAGACTTCCTGTAGTAACTCTACTTGCGTGCCATCGGCAGTTACTGATGCCAATTGATCAGCCGCTCCCTGAATTCTTTAACTACACCTGGCTCTTCCGCAACCCAGTTTTCATCTTTCCCCTCGTTGGCACACTCAGGAAATAGCGTTAATCTGATTTCAGCGGGCTTCATCCAACAGTCGGCAAAACAGGTTCACACACTCGATTTCCCGCGTGGAATTGACCGAGGTATGTGCAATCGCCGGATCTCCTACAATGATTGCCAGGCTTTTTGCCCTGGAAACAGCAACATTCAGCCGGTTTTTATTGAGGACGAACTCCAACCCGCGACTGCCATACTCCCCTGCACTGCAGCACATCGAGACAATCACCACCGGTGCTTCCTGTCCCTGAAATTTATCCACCGACCCCACGCGGGCTCCCTCAGGCAAGCGGTCACGCAATTTTCGCACCTGCATGTTGTAAGGGGCAACATACAGAATATCTTCGATCTGAAGTGTCCCCAGCAGGCTCTGGTCCTCTCCAGTGTGCTGGCACGCCAGTAACTCCCGCGTCAACTCCACAATCCGCTCGACCTCTTCATCACTGGCCTGCGTATTGCCAGTATGTTCTACCGGAGAAAACAGAACCCCCGCCTGTCTGTCTCCCAAATGTCCGGCCCATCCCGGACTTTTTATGATCCGGTGGGCGGTTCCGGGGTGAGATTTCAGATTCCCCTCATAGACCATCTGGGAAATGAATTCACAGACCCCGGGATGCATCCGCCAGGTCTGATCCAGAAAGATTCCCAGCTGATCAGGAACGACGGCATGGTCCCTTAACAGATACTCCAGCAGTGACTGCCCGCTTTCTCCCGGGTGTACCCCCTGCGTCGGCTGACCGAGCTGCATCTGATCCCCGATCAACACCAGATTCCGTGCGGATTGACACATCCCGGCCAGATTGGCAATCGAAACCTGTCCTGCTTCATCAATGAACAGATAATCCAGCCGTGACTCCATTTCGGGTTGAGAGAACAGCCAGGCCGTGCCTCCAATCAGTCCCCCCTGGTAAACGTCGGCAGCTGCCGCGCCACTCTGAATATGCTGCAGTCCCGCATATTTCTCAAACAGGGGTTCCTCATCTGATCCGCCGACTTTAATCCCCTCAAACACATCGCCCATCCGCTCACCACAGGCACTCATCACATTCAGGATGGCCTGATGGCTGTTGGAAGTGATCCCCACGTTTTTCCCATTCTGCAACAAATCGGTGATAATATGCGACGCAGTATAGGTTTTCCCGGCTCCCGGGGGTCCCTGAATGCAGAGTGTTGAGTCTTCCATCTCGCGAACCACTTCCAGGCAGTTTTCGAGTAAGTCCGCCTCACTGTTGAGGACACTTAATTTCCTGTATCCGGGGTAATTCCCCA is from Gimesia maris and encodes:
- a CDS encoding YhaN family protein translates to MKFLKLDLRAFGPFTDQCLDLSQPAQGLHLIYGPNEAGKSSTLRAITDFLFEIPGRSNDNFIHQYSKLRIGAELEGSEGQRLQIIRRKGNQKTLRCEDDQNPVDESLLQAFLGNIDRTLFELMFGIDHARLRQGGAQILAGEGEIGKLLFAAGAGVANLQDVQSTLTQETEQLLKPTGRSGYIAESANQLRDLQNSVKESQVPLESWKKHDEALQTARAQQGRCDQAIREKQSEFNRLSRIRNTIPIVGRWKQAQAEWEAVRQVPLLDQVFSETYRQTIIDFETARQQQANLAERHQQILAKLKLTVVPEQIIQEATAIETARNELGSYLKAKADLPRLTTARNLAENDVHELLQKLGRPPELSEIESLRLTSDKTILIQTLGTQKEGVVERERSTLRESERINLERSQIVEKLQSLQDLPDYRLLQQKLKLIQQQGDLEKLLQTSQSELRELEQEAEVRLQQLPLWKGAFAEIELLAVPSSTTVDQFAEEFREQERQLGSLQQNLQQQRQDQESIETRLEQLELGQSVPTDAELTEKRQLREQGWQLVLDAWQKNEEDAAAQAEFLDQFPGKDHLSKAYHQSVEHADQVADQLRSDADRVATKAQLLQQRERNLAGEATLLEEIAELQQRQQASEERWQELWTGLQINPRSPKEMSDWLRQQEACCVLSKEIRLKRSAIDEQIQTVATSRTELTTVLTETEPDLKCEQRSLKELLEIADERCQHYQKLENQREQYEEERDSLQKQLCDSLSQASQAQDELQTWKSNWEKAVQEIGLDAEALPAQANQVLADINDLMSKFQKVEQLRIRIDDIQREAEEFSLRTRELIQRIDPELESLPLSEAVNKLDGELKAARLTEEKQTGLLQQERELEHECEEARSSLSRLNTALTEMCRQAGCDNHKNLSQAVEQSQKRQQLEQTSRALQEQILLQSSGSVFEEFLAEVELEAKEADTLPPRMAELENDLNQLNQERDVLIGQIVSETSELAKIDGSAQAAEKAAECESVTARLEEQVHDYVVLKLASSLLNEGIDRYRQKNEGPVLKRASEIFCEITMNAYQGLKVDFDEKAQPVLAAVRNNDLIQVIQMSDGTCDQLYLALRLASLETWLEHHEPLPLIVDDILLNFDDERAVATLKVLSDLARQTQVLFFTHHAHLVKIAEENLSDENLHVTNLHELTFTG
- a CDS encoding endonuclease/exonuclease/phosphatase family protein; translated protein: MKTVVWNTQWAVPGSKRGLLLSELIQQQQPELICLTEAQAGLLPRDGHVIESSPDYGYPIKPGRRKVILWSKHPWNEVSQHEQLNFPLGRIVSGITRGVRMLGVCIPWNAAHVSSGRKDRKNWEDHLLYLDALQQLLTELDQQVPLAITGDFNQRLPRSRQPKYAYEKMNAVLSLGLTVHTSGNLGPEGAQLIDHMATTSDLQFNGLTVLDRVSTEGVRLSDHFGVAGCLQQQSLEMGAGTPS
- a CDS encoding AAA family ATPase, which encodes MNQPHDPSQDLKESEVIQDAAVPRPAHRQAWIFQANPKYYDIVEALKHLDHFCWSVNQHKNKIREGDQVYLWVSGKQAGIIAQGTVLSDPQLMKEPPEELKFHQVNQKPTEELRVMLHIEERFNQPISRSDLLNDPELQSLTILKSAQMTNYPLTPEEAAALETRCQQSLDFPAKSQLQAAYNNFRKDPAEQLRVRIRRHRAEQLRKLLPQGETMSLEQFNWDIWNIESQTLLDGKDITGQIFSDQQFTPEFIAEVHSALDSDKLELHGIYLWRSGSKVFASSLKNLSDAEKLNRVKTALRILNSTELSSMEKAQQIQTVPGFGSNWATGLTMLYHPQEFAIWNAQSTGALKKLGYDCQDLATFQSSICQLRKEVGASDFLELDWFLYLVNQNIIQINQTDQTFTLEPGKRYWAIALGEGSRIWKECYQQGMIAIGWDELGDYSQYKTKEDFSKAISEYRDDGTTPTNDSYACFQFVHEMKPGDYVLSKKGRTELLGFGVIESDYIFSPERAEYKSIRKVRWLKEGNWALPGNPKWPVKTLTDITDYPRFMNFVLPIISRHKDEAVSIAIDETPPYTLNIALDGVFLSEERFKNILSSMARKKNVILQGPPGVGKTYIAKRLAYSLLGYKDESKVEMVQFHQSYSYEDFIQGYRPKETGGFQRQDGIFHQFCGKAAADESENYVFIIDEINRGNLSKIFGELLMLIEADKRGSEFSIPLTYAKDQSERFFIPQNLHIIGMMNTADRSLSMVDYALRRRFTFIDLQPEFETASFRHFMEKNEVESQIIDLLVNRMHQLNGKIRAEKTNLGPGFEVGHSFFCPQGTEDELGMDWYRSIIRTEIAPLLREYWFDDLDQAEAQISDLLQ
- the mcrC gene encoding 5-methylcytosine-specific restriction endonuclease system specificity protein McrC, translated to MTIPIQNIYYLLCYAWDKLQEGQIVSVSPEDCQTTAELFARVLDSGVTHLLKRGLDRNYISEEIETSSLRGKFDITTTIKQNLLRKSRVHCVVDSFSYDVPHNRIIKATLRNLLRCRELDRDQRDRLLRLYRRLHDVSDIKLTPKDFNNVQLHRNNAWYGFLLQVCRLIYDNLLINEETGDSQFRDFLRDERQMARLFENFVFNFYRKEQSVFKVKSELLTWQGVDATPEDQQFLPRMRTDVSLDSSTRKIVLDAKYYKDSLQSFHGNSSVHSENLYQLFAYLKNFYLKNIQNGDSRPIEGILLYPTTGQSLSLNYEIHGHSIRIVTLNLNTSWKEIRQQLLNILEPNPLSLTLPVLENPEH
- a CDS encoding TY-Chap2 family putative peptide chaperone — its product is MNSGRQLQEILSWRLITEFWRRFPDRFFLIETHPGGGQYDCLSLIELEAGFSSALSINREGSLHLSYGCTPGVWPDWSERMAVDPGVFLDELCQSIGDDVPQKLPPSTPSTIAFRFICEFLTHATGRLDNWECRNGFLDSSGFGCGRQDAWFNCFPTLKNSDYLKRLVKGELDPAYRYWFLLKDMMPQLCIDIGGKLYTRGGDTHDLAAIYFQHKKVWPVIAETAIQLLP